A section of the Mycolicibacterium anyangense genome encodes:
- a CDS encoding DivIVA domain-containing protein produces MTLILLYLVVLILIGIVLFGVASLVFGRGEELPPLPAATTATVLPASGVTATDVEAVKFTQVLRGYKTSEVDWVLDRLGAELDQLRAELAAVRAVAGLDEPAVTHHAVAEEDAV; encoded by the coding sequence GTGACGTTGATCCTGCTGTACCTGGTGGTGCTGATCCTCATCGGCATCGTCCTGTTCGGGGTGGCCAGCCTGGTCTTCGGCCGGGGCGAGGAGCTGCCCCCGCTACCGGCGGCCACCACCGCGACCGTGCTGCCCGCCTCCGGGGTCACCGCCACTGATGTCGAGGCCGTCAAGTTCACCCAGGTGCTGCGCGGCTATAAGACCAGTGAGGTGGACTGGGTGCTCGACCGCCTGGGCGCCGAGCTCGACCAGCTGCGCGCCGAACTGGCCGCGGTGCGCGCTGTCGCGGGCCTCGACGAGCCCGCGGTGACCCATCACGCCGTCGCCGAGGAGGACGCGGTATGA
- a CDS encoding glucosyl-3-phosphoglycerate synthase, which yields MTDLAANDTLPGDTWLADHSWSRPTWTVEELVVAKRGRTISVVLPALNEEETVGSVIKTIRPMLGTLVDELIVLDSGSTDDTEIVAVAAGARVVSREQALPEIESQPGKGEVLWRSLAAATGDIIVFVDSDLIDPDPMFVPRLVGPILTGRGIHLVKGFYRRPLTVGKGEDPNGGGRVTELVARPLLAALRPELGCVLQPLGGEYAGTRELLTSVPFAPGYGVEIGILIDTYDRLGLDAIAQVNLGVRAHRNRPLTDLGAMSRQVIATLLTRCGIADSGVGLTQFLPEGDEYLPRTTQVSLADRPPMNTLR from the coding sequence ATGACTGATCTCGCGGCCAATGACACGCTTCCCGGTGATACCTGGCTCGCCGACCACAGCTGGTCGCGCCCGACCTGGACGGTCGAGGAGTTGGTGGTCGCCAAGCGGGGCCGCACCATCTCCGTGGTGCTGCCCGCCCTGAACGAGGAAGAGACCGTCGGATCGGTCATCAAGACCATCAGACCGATGCTGGGCACGCTCGTCGACGAACTCATCGTGCTCGACTCCGGATCCACCGACGACACCGAGATCGTCGCCGTCGCCGCCGGTGCCCGCGTGGTCAGCCGCGAACAAGCCCTCCCCGAGATCGAGTCGCAGCCCGGTAAGGGCGAGGTGCTGTGGCGCTCGCTGGCCGCCGCCACCGGCGACATCATCGTCTTCGTCGACTCCGACCTGATCGACCCAGACCCGATGTTCGTACCCCGGCTGGTCGGCCCCATCCTCACCGGCCGGGGGATTCACCTGGTCAAGGGCTTCTATCGGCGTCCACTGACGGTCGGCAAGGGGGAGGACCCCAACGGCGGGGGCCGGGTCACCGAGCTGGTAGCCCGCCCCCTGCTGGCCGCGCTGCGCCCGGAGCTCGGGTGCGTGCTGCAACCGCTGGGCGGGGAGTACGCCGGGACGCGGGAGTTGCTGACCTCGGTGCCGTTCGCGCCCGGCTACGGGGTGGAGATCGGCATCCTGATCGATACCTACGACCGGTTGGGGTTGGATGCGATCGCCCAGGTCAACCTGGGTGTGCGGGCGCACCGCAACCGTCCGCTGACCGACCTTGGGGCGATGAGCAGGCAGGTGATCGCCACTCTGCTGACCCGCTGCGGGATCGCCGACTCCGGGGTGGGGCTGACCCAGTTCCTGCCCGAGGGTGACGAGTACCTGCCGCGCACCACGCAGGTGTCGCTGGCCGACCGGCCGCCGATGAACACCCTGCGCTGA
- the folP gene encoding dihydropteroate synthase — protein sequence MKSTFCGRPVAGDRALIMAILNRTPDSFYDRGATFTDEAAKAAAYRVISEGADVVDVGGVKAGPGTLVDADEEVARVVPFIEWLRAEFPDQLISVDTWRASVAKQACAAGADLINDTWAGADPGLPEVAAEFGAGLVCSHTGGAVPRTRPFRVNYGTTVTGVLDDVIAEVTAAAEHAVAVGVARDSILIDPTHDFGKNTYHGLTLLRHVNDLVKTGWPVLMALSNKDFVGETLGTELTERLEGTLAATALAAADGARMFRVHEVGPTRRVLEMVASIRGDRPPTRTVRGLQ from the coding sequence GTGAAGTCGACGTTCTGCGGACGGCCGGTGGCCGGTGATCGCGCCCTGATCATGGCGATTCTGAACCGCACCCCCGACTCGTTCTACGACCGGGGCGCGACGTTCACCGACGAGGCCGCCAAGGCCGCTGCCTACCGGGTGATCTCCGAAGGCGCCGACGTCGTGGATGTCGGCGGTGTCAAGGCCGGTCCGGGCACCCTGGTCGACGCCGACGAGGAGGTCGCCCGCGTCGTGCCGTTCATCGAGTGGCTGCGCGCGGAGTTCCCCGACCAGCTGATCAGTGTGGATACCTGGCGCGCCTCGGTGGCCAAGCAGGCCTGCGCGGCCGGCGCGGACCTGATCAACGACACCTGGGCCGGTGCGGACCCAGGCTTGCCCGAGGTGGCCGCCGAGTTCGGGGCCGGGCTGGTGTGCTCGCACACCGGCGGTGCGGTGCCGCGGACGCGGCCGTTCCGGGTCAACTACGGCACGACGGTCACCGGCGTGCTCGACGACGTCATCGCCGAAGTGACCGCGGCCGCCGAACACGCCGTCGCCGTGGGGGTGGCCCGCGACTCGATCCTGATCGACCCGACGCACGATTTCGGCAAGAACACTTACCACGGCCTTACTTTGTTGCGTCATGTGAACGATCTCGTTAAGACCGGATGGCCCGTCCTGATGGCGCTGAGCAACAAGGATTTCGTCGGGGAGACTCTGGGTACGGAGTTGACCGAACGGCTGGAGGGGACACTGGCGGCAACGGCGCTCGCCGCCGCCGACGGTGCCCGGATGTTCCGGGTGCACGAGGTGGGTCCCACCCGCCGTGTTCTGGAGATGGTTGCGTCGATCCGGGGGGATCGTCCACCGACGCGCACGGTGAGGGGACTGCAATGA
- the fadD6 gene encoding long-chain-acyl-CoA synthetase FadD6, with product MSGDDAGSHKHSVGLLDLATRLPSVVMDAPVIVRGALTGLLALPTSKASIGKVFQDRAARYGDRVFIRFGAQKVTYREANATANRYAAVLADKGVRRGDVVGIMLRNSPDAVLMMLAAVKCGAVAGMLNYHQRSDVLAHSIGLLEATVVVAESDLIEPITDSGAQVAQLMTIEEMREQATGKPTGNPASAAEVQARDTAFYIFTSGTTGHPKASVMTHHRWLRALAAFGGLGLRLKSDDTLYCPLPLYHNNALTVAVSSVINAGGTLALGKSFSASRFWDEVIEMEATAFIYIGEVCRYLLNQPAKDTDRAHKIRVIAGNGLRPEIWEEFTRRFGIGRVAEFYAASEGNAAFINIFNIPKTTGISPLPLAYVEYDAETGEPVRDENGRVRKVPAGKPGLLLSPVTKLAPFDGYTDKAASEKKLVRNAFKEGDVWFNTGDVMNPQGMGHAAFSDRLGDTFRWKGENVATTQVEGALGEDGNVEEATVFGVEVPDTGGRAGMAAVKLREGAQFDGKALAATLYGTLPGYAVPLFVRVVESLETTSTFKSRKVDLRKQGYGEDVSDPLYVLNGREEGYVPFYDSYPAEVAAGQRPKG from the coding sequence GTGTCCGGTGACGACGCTGGTTCGCACAAACACTCGGTCGGGCTGCTCGACCTGGCGACCCGGTTGCCATCGGTGGTGATGGACGCCCCCGTGATCGTGCGCGGCGCGCTGACCGGGCTGCTGGCCCTGCCCACCTCGAAGGCCTCGATCGGCAAGGTGTTCCAGGATCGTGCGGCCCGCTACGGCGACCGGGTCTTCATCCGGTTCGGTGCCCAGAAGGTCACCTATCGGGAGGCCAACGCGACCGCCAACCGCTACGCAGCGGTGTTGGCGGACAAGGGAGTTCGCCGCGGCGACGTGGTCGGGATCATGCTGCGCAACTCGCCCGACGCGGTGCTGATGATGCTGGCTGCGGTCAAGTGCGGTGCGGTAGCCGGGATGCTGAACTATCACCAGCGCTCAGATGTGTTGGCGCACAGCATCGGACTGCTCGAGGCCACGGTGGTGGTGGCCGAGTCCGACCTGATCGAGCCGATCACCGACAGCGGCGCGCAGGTCGCCCAGTTGATGACCATCGAGGAGATGCGCGAGCAGGCCACCGGCAAGCCGACCGGTAATCCGGCATCGGCCGCCGAGGTGCAGGCGCGCGACACCGCCTTCTACATCTTCACCTCGGGGACCACCGGGCATCCGAAGGCCAGCGTGATGACGCACCACCGCTGGCTGCGGGCACTGGCCGCGTTCGGCGGGCTGGGCCTGCGGCTCAAGAGCGACGACACCCTGTACTGCCCGCTGCCGCTCTACCACAACAACGCGCTCACGGTCGCGGTGTCGTCGGTGATCAACGCCGGCGGCACCCTGGCGCTGGGCAAGTCGTTCTCGGCATCGCGGTTCTGGGACGAGGTCATCGAGATGGAGGCCACCGCCTTCATCTACATCGGCGAGGTGTGCCGGTATCTGCTCAACCAGCCGGCCAAGGACACCGACCGGGCGCACAAGATCAGGGTGATCGCCGGCAACGGACTGCGCCCGGAGATCTGGGAGGAGTTCACCCGCCGGTTCGGCATCGGCCGGGTGGCCGAGTTCTACGCCGCCAGCGAGGGCAACGCGGCGTTCATCAACATCTTCAACATCCCGAAGACCACCGGCATCAGCCCGCTGCCGCTGGCCTATGTCGAGTACGACGCGGAGACCGGCGAGCCGGTGCGCGACGAGAACGGCCGGGTGCGCAAGGTGCCGGCCGGTAAGCCCGGTCTGCTGCTGAGCCCGGTGACCAAGCTGGCACCGTTCGACGGCTACACCGACAAGGCGGCCAGTGAGAAGAAACTGGTGCGCAACGCCTTCAAGGAGGGCGACGTCTGGTTCAACACCGGCGACGTGATGAACCCGCAGGGCATGGGGCACGCCGCGTTCTCCGACCGGCTCGGGGACACCTTCCGGTGGAAGGGCGAGAACGTCGCCACCACCCAGGTCGAGGGTGCCCTGGGGGAGGACGGGAACGTCGAGGAGGCGACGGTCTTCGGCGTCGAGGTACCCGACACCGGCGGACGGGCCGGGATGGCGGCGGTCAAGCTGCGCGAGGGTGCCCAGTTCGACGGCAAGGCGCTGGCCGCGACGCTGTACGGCACGTTGCCCGGCTACGCGGTGCCGCTGTTCGTGCGGGTGGTGGAGTCCCTGGAGACCACCTCGACGTTCAAGAGCCGCAAGGTGGACCTGCGCAAGCAGGGCTACGGCGAGGATGTCAGCGACCCGTTATACGTGTTGAACGGCCGTGAGGAGGGCTACGTGCCGTTTTACGACTCGTACCCGGCCGAAGTCGCCGCAGGTCAGCGACCTAAGGGCTGA
- a CDS encoding LOG family protein, translating into MQPHSDSGSEWAVCVYCASGPRHPELLDLARRVGAGIAARGWTLVSGGGNVSAMGAVADGARHGGGKTVGVIPKALVHRELADVDADELIVTDTMRQRKQVMEDRSNAFITLPGGIGTLEELFETWTAGYLGMHDKPVVLLDPAGHYDGLRKWLASLVDTGYVAPAALDRLLVADDVDTALDLCSGGRG; encoded by the coding sequence GTGCAGCCCCACTCTGATTCCGGTTCCGAATGGGCGGTGTGCGTCTACTGCGCCTCCGGCCCGCGTCATCCCGAATTGCTCGACCTGGCTCGCCGGGTGGGTGCGGGGATCGCCGCGCGCGGCTGGACCCTGGTCTCCGGCGGCGGCAACGTCTCGGCGATGGGGGCGGTGGCCGACGGCGCCCGCCACGGCGGCGGCAAGACCGTCGGCGTTATCCCCAAGGCGCTGGTACACCGCGAGTTGGCCGACGTCGACGCCGACGAACTCATCGTCACCGACACCATGCGGCAACGTAAACAGGTGATGGAGGACCGCAGCAACGCGTTCATCACGCTGCCCGGCGGAATCGGCACGCTCGAGGAACTTTTCGAAACCTGGACAGCTGGGTACCTGGGAATGCATGACAAGCCGGTGGTGCTGCTCGACCCCGCCGGCCACTATGACGGCCTGCGGAAATGGCTGGCATCCCTGGTCGACACCGGCTACGTCGCACCTGCGGCGCTCGACCGGCTCCTGGTGGCCGACGACGTCGACACCGCGCTGGATCTCTGCTCCGGCGGCCGCGGCTAG
- the dapE gene encoding succinyl-diaminopimelate desuccinylase translates to MPDALDLSADPIALTAALVDIPSESRDEARIADAVEAALREQAAGFEVIRNGDAVLARTHLGRPSRVLLAGHLDTVPIADNVPSRVDGDHLFGCGTSDMKSGDAVFLHLAATVADPVHDITLVMYDCEEIEASANGLGRIERELPDWLAADVAILGEPSGGYIEAGCQGTLRVVISATGTRAHSARSWLGDNAIHKLGAVLDRLAGYDARIVDIDGCTYREGLSAVRIDGGVAGNVIPDAASVTVNFRFAPDRSPQAALDHVREVFDGLDVTLEQTDVAAGALPGLHHPAAAALVDAADGMVRAKYGWTDVARFAALGIPAVNYGPGDPNLAHKRDERVAVAQITSVTQVLRAYLGG, encoded by the coding sequence GTGCCGGACGCTTTGGACCTGAGCGCGGATCCGATCGCGCTGACCGCCGCCCTCGTCGACATCCCCAGTGAGTCGCGCGACGAGGCGCGCATCGCCGACGCGGTCGAGGCCGCCCTGCGCGAGCAGGCTGCCGGCTTCGAGGTCATCCGCAACGGTGATGCGGTGCTGGCGCGCACCCACCTCGGCCGCCCGTCACGGGTGCTGCTGGCCGGTCACCTCGACACCGTGCCGATCGCCGACAACGTGCCGTCCCGGGTCGATGGCGACCACCTGTTCGGCTGCGGCACCTCGGACATGAAATCCGGTGACGCGGTCTTCCTGCACCTGGCCGCCACCGTCGCCGACCCGGTGCACGACATCACCCTGGTGATGTACGACTGCGAGGAGATCGAGGCCTCGGCCAACGGCCTGGGCCGCATCGAACGCGAGCTGCCGGACTGGCTGGCCGCCGACGTCGCGATCCTCGGCGAGCCCTCCGGCGGTTACATCGAGGCCGGCTGCCAGGGCACCCTGCGGGTAGTGATCTCGGCGACCGGCACCCGCGCACATTCCGCCCGATCCTGGTTGGGCGACAACGCCATTCACAAACTCGGCGCCGTCCTGGACCGGCTGGCCGGCTACGACGCACGGATCGTCGACATCGACGGCTGCACCTACCGTGAGGGCCTGTCGGCGGTGCGCATCGACGGGGGAGTGGCCGGCAACGTCATCCCGGATGCGGCGTCGGTGACGGTGAACTTCCGGTTCGCCCCGGACCGTTCGCCGCAGGCCGCCCTCGACCATGTCCGCGAGGTGTTCGACGGCCTCGACGTGACACTGGAGCAGACCGACGTGGCCGCCGGCGCGCTGCCCGGGCTGCACCACCCGGCCGCCGCCGCGCTGGTCGACGCCGCCGACGGCATGGTGCGCGCCAAGTACGGCTGGACCGATGTGGCGCGCTTCGCCGCGCTGGGCATCCCGGCGGTGAACTACGGCCCCGGCGACCCGAATCTGGCGCACAAACGCGACGAGCGGGTCGCCGTCGCGCAGATCACCTCGGTCACCCAGGTGTTGCGCGCGTATTTGGGCGGTTAG
- the dapD gene encoding 2,3,4,5-tetrahydropyridine-2,6-dicarboxylate N-succinyltransferase, producing MTSAAGIGLATITEDGTVLDTWFPDPELGAYSPAGTTRLSEADAPDEFAALSGPDADRGVEVIAVRTVIADLNDKPADTYDGYLRLHLISHRLVEPHGCNLDGIFGTLTNVVWTNYGPCAVEGFEQTRLRLRARGPVTVYGIDKFPRLVDYVVPTGVRIADADRVRLGAHLAPGTTVMHEGFVNFNAGTLGASMVEGRISAGVVVDDGSDVGGGASIMGTLSGGGTEVISVGKRCLLGANSGLGISLGDDCIVEAGLYVTAGTKVTTPDGATVKARELSGANNLLFRRNSITGAVEVVGRDGQGIALNEALHAN from the coding sequence GTGACTTCTGCTGCAGGCATCGGACTGGCCACCATCACCGAGGACGGCACCGTCCTGGACACCTGGTTCCCGGACCCCGAGCTGGGCGCCTACAGCCCGGCGGGCACCACCCGGCTGTCGGAGGCCGACGCCCCCGACGAGTTCGCCGCCCTGAGCGGGCCGGACGCCGACCGCGGCGTCGAGGTGATCGCGGTGCGCACGGTGATCGCCGACCTGAACGACAAGCCGGCCGACACCTACGACGGCTACCTTCGCCTGCACCTGATCTCGCACCGGCTGGTCGAACCGCACGGCTGCAACCTGGACGGCATCTTCGGCACGCTGACCAACGTGGTGTGGACCAACTACGGCCCGTGCGCCGTCGAGGGGTTCGAGCAGACGCGGCTGCGGTTGCGCGCCCGCGGACCGGTGACGGTGTACGGCATCGACAAGTTCCCCCGGCTGGTCGACTACGTGGTGCCCACCGGCGTGCGGATCGCCGACGCCGACCGGGTGCGCCTGGGCGCGCACCTGGCGCCGGGCACCACCGTGATGCACGAGGGTTTTGTGAACTTCAACGCCGGCACGCTGGGCGCCTCCATGGTGGAGGGCCGGATCTCGGCGGGTGTGGTGGTCGACGACGGTTCCGACGTCGGTGGCGGCGCCTCGATCATGGGCACCCTGTCCGGCGGCGGAACCGAGGTGATCTCGGTGGGCAAGCGCTGCCTGCTGGGGGCGAACTCGGGGCTGGGCATCTCGCTGGGCGACGACTGCATCGTCGAGGCCGGGCTCTACGTCACGGCCGGCACGAAAGTCACCACACCGGACGGCGCGACCGTCAAGGCGCGGGAGTTATCCGGCGCGAACAACCTTCTGTTCCGGCGCAATTCGATCACCGGCGCAGTCGAGGTGGTGGGCCGCGACGGTCAGGGCATCGCACTCAACGAGGCACTGCACGCCAACTGA
- a CDS encoding DUF5078 domain-containing protein → MTGLPGRATRATLTLAAAAIAGLAAAGPAAADASDDYPIPHRMIITQCDAEQYMAAARDTSPVYFERYMIDRSNRPADIQQMAEDRIHWFFSLDPTARRQYSEDTATNIYYEQVATHWGNWAKLFFNNKGVVAKATDVCMNYPRGDMSVWDWASAG, encoded by the coding sequence ATGACTGGACTTCCGGGTCGCGCGACACGAGCGACTCTCACCCTCGCCGCCGCGGCCATCGCGGGCCTGGCGGCGGCCGGCCCGGCCGCCGCCGACGCCAGCGACGACTATCCGATTCCGCATCGGATGATCATCACGCAGTGCGACGCCGAGCAGTACATGGCCGCAGCCCGGGACACCAGCCCGGTCTACTTCGAGCGGTACATGATCGACCGCAGCAACCGGCCGGCCGACATCCAGCAGATGGCCGAGGACCGTATCCACTGGTTCTTCTCGCTCGACCCGACCGCGCGCCGGCAGTACTCCGAGGACACCGCCACCAACATCTACTACGAACAGGTGGCCACCCACTGGGGCAACTGGGCCAAGCTGTTCTTCAACAACAAGGGCGTGGTGGCCAAGGCCACCGACGTCTGCATGAACTATCCGCGCGGTGACATGTCGGTGTGGGACTGGGCCAGCGCCGGGTAA
- a CDS encoding VOC family protein, translating to MGLRFTEVCIDAHDIEALSAWWSGVLGWPAEPTDDGDVALRAPVGAGPDWLFLAVPDDKVVKNRIHFDFTPTDQQAEVDRVVALGARRIDIGQGEQSWVVLADPEGNEFCILAAQ from the coding sequence ATGGGGCTGAGATTCACCGAGGTCTGCATCGACGCCCACGACATCGAGGCGTTGTCGGCGTGGTGGTCGGGTGTGCTGGGCTGGCCCGCCGAGCCGACCGACGACGGCGACGTGGCCCTGCGCGCACCCGTCGGCGCCGGCCCGGACTGGCTGTTCCTGGCGGTCCCCGACGACAAGGTGGTCAAGAACCGCATCCACTTCGACTTCACGCCCACCGATCAGCAGGCCGAGGTCGACCGGGTGGTCGCACTGGGGGCGCGCCGGATCGACATCGGCCAGGGGGAGCAGAGCTGGGTGGTGCTCGCCGACCCCGAGGGCAACGAATTCTGCATCCTGGCCGCGCAATAG
- a CDS encoding acyl-CoA synthetase, with the protein MLLASLNPAAVAAGADIGDAVRIDAMTLSRSDLVGAATSVAERVGGAQRVAILATPTAATVLAITGCLIAGVPFVPVPADVGVAERTHMLIDSGAQAWLGEAPADPGGLPHVPVRLHARSWHRYPEPAPQSTAMVMYTSGTTGLPKGVLISRAAVAADIDALAQAWQWSPDDTLVHGLPLFHVHGLVLGLLGSLRVGNRFVHTGKPTPQSYAAAGGTLYFGVPTVWSRVVSEPAAAAALAGARLLVSGSAALPVPVFDRLTELTGHAPVERYGSTESLITISTRADGERRPGWVGLPLTGVQTRLRGEDGSSVPHDGETIGSLQVRTPTLFDGYLNRPDATAEAFESDGWYRTGDAAVIDSDGMHRIVGRESVDLIKSGGYRIGAGEIETVLLGHPGVSETAVVGLPDDDLGQRIVAFVVGDAAPEDLISYVAEQLSVHKRPREVRLVDALPRNAMGKVVKKELMTWG; encoded by the coding sequence GTGCTGCTGGCCTCGCTGAACCCGGCCGCCGTCGCTGCCGGAGCGGATATCGGCGACGCGGTGCGCATCGACGCAATGACCCTGTCCCGCAGCGATCTGGTGGGCGCCGCCACCTCCGTGGCCGAACGGGTCGGCGGTGCGCAGCGGGTCGCGATCCTGGCCACCCCCACTGCCGCGACGGTGCTCGCGATCACCGGCTGCCTGATCGCCGGCGTGCCGTTCGTGCCGGTGCCCGCCGACGTCGGGGTGGCCGAGCGCACCCACATGCTCATCGACTCCGGTGCGCAGGCCTGGCTGGGGGAGGCGCCCGCCGACCCGGGCGGCCTGCCGCACGTGCCGGTGCGCCTGCATGCCCGATCCTGGCATCGTTACCCCGAACCGGCGCCGCAGAGCACCGCGATGGTGATGTACACCTCGGGCACCACCGGGTTGCCCAAGGGTGTGCTGATCAGCCGGGCCGCGGTAGCCGCCGACATCGACGCGTTGGCCCAGGCCTGGCAGTGGAGCCCGGACGACACGCTGGTGCACGGGCTCCCGCTGTTCCACGTGCACGGGCTGGTGCTGGGTCTGCTGGGGTCGTTGCGGGTGGGAAATCGCTTCGTGCACACCGGGAAACCCACGCCGCAGAGCTATGCCGCAGCGGGCGGAACGCTGTACTTCGGGGTGCCGACGGTGTGGTCGCGGGTGGTCTCCGAACCGGCCGCCGCGGCGGCGCTGGCTGGCGCGCGGCTACTGGTCTCCGGATCGGCGGCGCTACCCGTGCCGGTGTTCGATCGGCTCACCGAACTCACCGGGCACGCCCCGGTCGAACGCTACGGCTCCACCGAGTCGCTGATCACCATCTCCACCCGGGCCGACGGGGAACGGCGCCCGGGCTGGGTGGGCCTGCCGCTGACCGGTGTGCAGACCCGGCTGCGCGGCGAGGACGGCTCATCGGTGCCGCACGACGGGGAAACCATTGGCAGCCTTCAGGTTCGGACGCCAACGCTGTTCGACGGCTACCTGAACCGGCCGGATGCCACCGCGGAGGCGTTCGAGTCCGACGGCTGGTATCGCACCGGGGACGCCGCCGTCATCGACTCCGACGGCATGCACCGGATCGTCGGCCGGGAATCGGTGGACCTGATCAAGTCCGGCGGCTACCGGATCGGGGCGGGGGAGATCGAGACGGTGCTGCTGGGCCATCCCGGGGTGTCGGAGACGGCCGTCGTCGGGCTGCCCGATGACGACCTGGGGCAGCGCATCGTTGCGTTCGTGGTCGGCGACGCCGCGCCCGAGGATCTGATTTCCTATGTCGCCGAACAGCTTTCGGTGCACAAGCGACCGCGAGAGGTGCGGCTTGTCGACGCGCTGCCGCGCAACGCCATGGGCAAGGTGGTCAAGAAGGAGCTGATGACATGGGGCTGA
- a CDS encoding NUDIX domain-containing protein: protein MTVREDVIRRPDGSTGIYGVVDKPSYALIIAVDGDRVALVEQFRYPLGERRWEFPQGTAPGRAELDPAELAVRELREETGLRAGSLTALGRLDIAAGMSSQRGWAFLATDITEGDPDREHEEQDMHFDWFTRARFEEMIRAGEVTDAQSIAAYALLLLAEGR, encoded by the coding sequence ATGACCGTGCGCGAGGACGTCATCCGCCGCCCGGACGGGTCCACCGGTATCTACGGCGTCGTCGACAAGCCGTCCTACGCCCTGATCATCGCGGTCGACGGTGATCGGGTGGCCCTGGTGGAGCAGTTCCGCTATCCGCTCGGCGAGCGGCGCTGGGAGTTTCCCCAGGGCACCGCGCCGGGCCGCGCCGAACTCGACCCCGCCGAACTGGCCGTCCGCGAACTGCGCGAGGAGACCGGACTGCGGGCCGGCTCGCTGACGGCGCTGGGCCGCCTGGACATCGCCGCGGGGATGAGCAGTCAGCGCGGGTGGGCATTCCTGGCCACCGACATCACCGAGGGTGACCCGGACCGCGAGCACGAGGAGCAGGACATGCACTTCGACTGGTTCACCCGGGCGCGGTTCGAGGAGATGATCCGCGCCGGTGAGGTCACCGACGCCCAGTCCATCGCGGCCTACGCGCTGCTGCTGCTCGCCGAAGGCCGGTAA
- a CDS encoding Rv2253 family sensor-like surface protein, with product MGTGRLGVTIVAVATACTAGLVSPASAHGAPLAWNGRYQMTTYASQKAGTSPATRQKENDFGATFTLSTSCSGGTCVATVVDGPAPSNPTIPQPTRYTWNGSEWTTTYDWAWDCFLGDGYQKQWSPATSWAFYAPQPDGSLRGTWHTDIASGPCRGSVVMPVVAVPA from the coding sequence ATGGGGACCGGCCGGTTGGGAGTCACGATTGTCGCTGTGGCGACCGCCTGCACGGCAGGGCTGGTCAGCCCGGCATCGGCGCACGGGGCGCCGCTGGCCTGGAACGGGCGCTACCAGATGACCACGTACGCCTCGCAGAAGGCCGGCACCAGCCCGGCGACGCGCCAGAAGGAGAACGACTTCGGCGCCACCTTCACACTGTCGACGAGTTGCTCGGGCGGCACCTGCGTGGCCACCGTCGTCGACGGCCCGGCCCCGAGCAACCCCACCATCCCGCAGCCGACCCGCTACACCTGGAACGGCTCGGAGTGGACCACCACCTACGACTGGGCGTGGGACTGCTTCCTGGGCGACGGCTACCAGAAGCAGTGGAGCCCGGCGACATCGTGGGCGTTCTACGCACCGCAGCCCGACGGATCGCTGCGCGGCACCTGGCACACCGATATCGCCTCGGGCCCGTGCCGCGGCAGCGTCGTGATGCCGGTCGTGGCGGTCCCGGCCTGA